A genomic stretch from Telopea speciosissima isolate NSW1024214 ecotype Mountain lineage chromosome 7, Tspe_v1, whole genome shotgun sequence includes:
- the LOC122667249 gene encoding uncharacterized protein LOC122667249 encodes MCPSLGTPLFVLVSKLCEVKRRLKDWSHSSLCNLDQRVTNYTSSLDSLQTQLRLSPDNEDLMHQEKSSLDYCDRRPLLGKEKLARSPILDGYKKGQWLHTEDEIRDAAANFFHLSFGGSSPVTCPLFALPVNRSLSHEDGLWLGRPFTNAEIKQVVFSYAADSAPGTDGFNSKFFTSTWDITGVDVCAAIQDFFLHGHLLSELKLSKLVLIPKGDSPTSFSDYRPIAVSSILYRFITKVIANRLKGVIHHLIGKNQTAFMSSRYITDNILLCQELLHDYHSPSDMPRFAAKLDIRKAFDSVYWSFLFTLLLWLNFPSNFIGWIVECVTNPSFVVVINGGQSRVFSGNRGLRQGCPLSPALFSIVLQFFSDSLGLLAECGQFEYHSLCAKPAITSLCFADDLFVFGKALVVSTALDIPLGSLPITYLGVPISSKKLRPNDFGVLTTRVEHRLSSWKGRFLSFAGRLQLIRLVLYGTISYWLNVFRLPSQTIRQLERLMARFLWLGHSDRGSHKVAWHTLTRVGLTLSHPAGYDGTPSGLSLLPRSVLPPRKVPALRCSTVFLHDGTRTSLWYDPWLPRGSLSSPGVLIAPALGRHPFATVSTLFSSVDSTMPDPVIAARWSEIGASRFFARLPSDTTVWTASSSGRFSIKSDWHASRVSQPVVNWHHLIWASTAHPRFSFVAWLAAREALSLRTKVADWGLSPERNCYFCNLNDETFDHLFFGCSYTRAICKEVLLLYGYRRDPLPTWQSELGWACSHFTGSSFVAHIKQFSFSAVIYRIWSERNSRAFQHAAHRYSVIVHLIIADTRDKFSNSAGVMPETPCARWFAISCDGSVRSQGAGYGSIGRNHLGTPLFAIAGGTTNRNVLRMELLAIRILNGHMTPPWTTFDLVHDVWDLRDSFSGLQFQFHVRETNFCADFLAGFLHFSEEIHFCIDNLPPRLLNLVHKDASGHQYFRL; translated from the exons ATGTGTCCCTCGCTGGGCACTCCCCTCTTCGTGCTGGTCTCCAAGCTATGTGAAGTCAAGCGGCGTCTCAAGGACTGGAGCCACTCTTCCCTTTGCAACCTTGACCAACGGGTGACCAATTATACATCTTCCCTGGACTCCCTGCAAACTCAGCTTCGCCTCTCTCCAGATAATGAGGACCTTATGCATCAAGAAAAGAGCAGCTTAGACTACTGCGACAGGCGTCCACTACTAGGGAAGGAGAAGCTCGCCAGAAGTCCCATATTAGATGGTTACAAGAAG GGCCAATGGTTGCATACCGAGGATGAGATTAGAGACGCCGCAGCTAATTTCTTTCACTTATCCTTTGGCGGCTCCTCCCCGGTTACATGCCCTTTGTTTGCGCTCCCTGTCAATCGTTCTCTTTCTCATGAGGATGGTCTTTGGCTTGGTCGGCCCTTTACAAATGCTGAGATCAAGCAGGTTGTGTTTTCCTATGCTGCAGACTCTGCCCCGGGCACGGACGGGTTCAACTCCAAGTTTTTCACTTCTACTTGGGATATCACCGGTGTCGATGTGTGTGCTGCCATTCAGGACTTCTTCCTACATGGGCATTTGCTCTCCGAGCTCAAGCTCTCCAAGCTGGTGCTTATTCCTAAAGGGGACAGCCCTACTTCGTTTTCAGACTACAGACCTATTGCGGTCAGTTCCATACTCTATCGTTTCATTACAAAGGTCATTGCCAACCGTCTTAAGGGAGTCATCCATCATCTAATTGGCAAAAACCAGACAGCTTTCATGTCAAGCCGATACATCACTGACAATATTCTTCTCTGTCAGGAGCTTCTCCATGATTATCACTCTCCCTCTGATATGCCTCGCTTCGCAGCGAAGCTGGACATCAGGAAAGCCTTTGACTCGGTCTATTGGAGCTTTTTATTCACCCTCCTTCTCTGGCTGAATTTCCCTTCGAACTTCATCGGGTGGATTGTGGAGTGTGTGACCAATCCTAGCTTTGTGGTTGTCATCAATGGTGGCCAGTCTAGGGTCTTCTCGGGTAACCGTGGGCTTCGACAGGGGTGTCCTTTATCTCCAGCTCTTTTCTCTATTGTCTTGCAATTTTTCTCCGACTCCCTTGGGCTCCTTGCAGAATGTGGCCAATTCGAGTATCACTCTTTATGTGCGAAGCCAGCAATCACCTCCCTTTGTTTCGCGGATGACTTATTTGTTTTTGGCAAAGCTTTGGTG GTCTCGACTGCCCTGGATATCCCGTTGGGATCTCTCCCCATCACCTATTTGGGAGTCCCCATCTCCTCTAAGAAGCTGCGGCCGAATGACTTTGGAGTCCTTACTACGAGGGTTGAGCATCGATTATCTTCTTGGAAGGGTCGGTTCTTATCCTTTGCTGGCCGATTGCAGCTTATCCGGTTGGTTCTCTATGGCACGATCTCGTATTGGCTCAATGTTTTCAGGCTTCCCTCTCAGACTATTCGACAGCTTGAGCGGCTTATGGCTAGGTTTCTATGGCTTGGGCATTCAGATAGAGGCTCCCACAAGGTCGCGTGGCACACG CTGACTCGTGTTGGGTTGACTTTGTCTCATCCGGCTGGTTACGACGGCACTCCATCTGGTCTCTCCCTACTCCCTCGAAGTGTTCTTCCACCTAGAAAGGTACCCGCACTTCGCTGCTCTACGGTCTTTCTCCATGATGGTACCCGCACTTCGCTGTGGTATGATCCGTGGCTCCCTAGGGGCAGTCTCTCTTCTCCTGGTGTGCTCATTGCTCCTGCTCTTGGTCGACACCCCTTTGCCACTGTGTCAACTCTGTTCTCATCTGTGGATTCCACAATGCCCGACCCTGTTATTGCAGCTAGATGGTCTGAGATTGGCGCCTCTCGCTTCTTTGCTCGGCTGCCCTCGGATACTACTGTGTGGACAGCCTCTTCCTCTGGTCGCTTCTCCATCAAGTCGGATTGGCATGCCTCACGTGTTTCCCAGCCTGTGGTGAACTGGCATCACCTTATTTGGGCTTCGACTGCCCACCCGCGGTTCTCATTTGTTGCTTGGCTAGCTGCTAGGGAAGCTCTTAGTCTTCGGACCAAGGTGGCTGACTGGGGTCTCTCCCCTGAACGGAACTGCTATTTTTGTAACCTTAATGACGAGACCTTTGATCATCTCTTTTTTGGATGCTCCTACACGCGTGCCATCTGCAAAGAGGTCTTGTTGCTATACGGTTATAGGAGGGATCCGCTTCCCACGTGGCAAAGTGAGCTCGGCTGGGCCTGCTCTCACTTCACTGGCTCTTCCTTTGTAGCTCACATCAAACAGTTCAGTTTCTCTGCTGTTATTTATCGCATTTGGTCTGAACGTAATAGCCGCGCCTTCCAACATGCAGCTCACCGCTACTCTGTCATTGTTCATCTTATCATTGCAGACACTAGGGATAAGTTCTCTAATTCTGCTGGTGTCATGCCAGAGACCCCCTGCGCTC GCTGGTTTGCTATAAGCTGTGATGGTTCTGTTCGTTCTCAAGGTGCTGGTTATGGTAGCATTGGGCGAAATCACTTAGGCACACCCCTTTTCGCCATTGCCGGAGGGACCACAAACCGCAACGTTCTTCGAATGGAACTCCTGGCCATTCGC ATCCTCAATGGTCACATGACTCCTCCTTGGACTACCTTCGACCTGGTGCACGATGTGTGGGACCTCCGAGACTCCTTCAGTGGCCTTCAATTCCAATTCCATGTGCGCGAGACAAACTTTTGTGCTGACTTCTTAGCTGGATTCCTCCATTTCTCGGAGGAGATTCACTTTTGCATAGACAATTTACCTCCGAGGCTTTTGAACCTTGTTCACAAGGATGCCTCCGGACATCAATACTTTAGACTGTAA